A single window of Rubripirellula lacrimiformis DNA harbors:
- a CDS encoding putative DNA modification/repair radical SAM protein, whose protein sequence is MLRKQTASGKRAAQRRIRATTSNRTRHLAMDVQDKLTILADAAKYDASCASSGSKGTRPGSKIGSTEGMGICHSYTPDGRCVSLLKILLTNYCIYDCQYCVNRISSDTPRARFTVDEVVSLTMEFYKRNYIEGLFLSSGIIQTSDYTMEQLIEVARRLRVDQHFGGYIHLKTIPNASSALIEQAGRWADRLSVNIELPTESDLVQLAPEKNKPQIVGTMTGIREKIDETTQEKKSGFKPPRFAPAGQSTQMIVGATPTPDLEILKTASELYTGQRLRRVYYSAYSPIPHADARLPGQSPPMVREHRLYQADWLMRFYGFDANEIVTESDSNLSLDMDPKLAWAIANRHFFPVDVNRASREELLRIPGIGVRSVDRILVIRRYQSLRCSDLRKLRVAWNRTKWFVQAADHNPGLASLDKLDLGKQAKPKTTQLMLFDAAQSAVSGEV, encoded by the coding sequence ATGCTTCGAAAACAAACCGCCTCCGGCAAACGGGCTGCGCAGCGGCGCATCCGAGCAACGACCTCCAACAGGACACGACACTTGGCGATGGATGTGCAAGACAAGCTGACGATCCTCGCGGATGCCGCGAAATACGATGCTTCCTGCGCCAGCAGTGGATCCAAAGGAACACGACCTGGCAGCAAAATCGGCAGCACCGAAGGCATGGGGATCTGTCACAGCTACACGCCGGACGGGCGTTGTGTATCGCTGTTAAAAATCTTGCTGACGAACTACTGCATCTACGATTGCCAGTACTGTGTGAATCGCATCTCAAGCGATACGCCGCGTGCTCGGTTTACGGTCGATGAAGTCGTTTCGTTGACGATGGAGTTCTATAAACGCAACTATATCGAAGGGCTATTCCTCAGTTCGGGCATCATCCAAACCTCCGACTACACGATGGAACAGTTGATCGAAGTGGCGCGTCGCCTGCGAGTCGATCAACATTTCGGTGGCTACATTCATCTAAAAACGATTCCGAATGCGTCGAGCGCGTTAATCGAGCAGGCTGGTCGCTGGGCGGACCGCCTGAGCGTGAATATTGAACTTCCAACCGAAAGCGACTTGGTCCAACTGGCACCGGAGAAGAACAAGCCGCAGATTGTCGGCACGATGACCGGCATTCGCGAGAAGATCGACGAAACGACTCAGGAGAAGAAGTCCGGGTTCAAGCCACCGCGGTTCGCACCCGCTGGACAGAGCACCCAAATGATTGTGGGGGCGACGCCAACACCCGATTTGGAAATTTTGAAGACGGCGTCCGAACTGTACACGGGCCAGCGATTGCGACGAGTCTACTATTCCGCCTACAGCCCGATCCCGCATGCCGACGCGAGGCTGCCTGGCCAGTCGCCGCCGATGGTGCGTGAACATCGCTTGTATCAAGCTGATTGGTTGATGCGTTTCTATGGGTTCGACGCCAACGAGATCGTGACCGAAAGCGACTCGAACCTATCCTTGGACATGGACCCCAAGTTGGCTTGGGCGATCGCGAACCGCCACTTCTTTCCAGTCGACGTGAATCGGGCCAGCCGCGAGGAACTGTTGCGGATCCCGGGGATTGGCGTGCGGAGTGTGGATCGCATTCTAGTCATCCGCCGGTATCAAAGCCTGCGTTGCAGCGATCTCCGAAAACTGCGTGTGGCGTGGAATCGAACCAAGTGGTTCGTACAAGCTGCCGACCACAATCCGGGTTTAGCCAGCCTAGACAAGCTAGATCTTGGCAAACAAGCAAAACCCAAAACGACCCAATTGATGCTGTTCGACGCGGCACAATCGGCAGTCTCGGGCGAGGTTTAA
- a CDS encoding UdgX family uracil-DNA binding protein (This protein belongs to the uracil DNA glycosylase superfamily, members of which act in excision repair of DNA. However, it belongs more specifically to UdgX branch, whose founding member was found to bind uracil in DNA (where it does not belong), without cleaving it, appears to promote DNA repair by a pathway involving RecA, rather than base excision.) → MQTIFIDSYDRWRTEARRLITMDVHPSDVQWQSNAEQPSLFDDDLLPQPDCKHGFSVPRKFLELAKNVACHRSDARWSILYRTLWRILNQHRELLNITTDDDVYQLVQMQKAVTRDVHKMKAFVRFRKVSDNPESFMAWHRPDHRIVRLAAPFFARRFRGMNWSIFTPDESVAWDQSELQYGPGVPASAVSSEDALEELWKTYYASTFNPARVKVAMMKREMPVRHWATLPETDLIPELLQRAPTRVDQMIETQEGFGQTAAHFMPTERSLESLSDAAGRCTACDLCHDANQLVFGEGPANAKIVLIGEQPGDLEDIQGKPFVGPAGQLLDECLAAAGIDRTTVYVTNTVKHFKFTRLDKRRLHKKPDSREIFACRPWLEAELEEIQPDVIVCLGATPAQALLGRDFRITRSRGKRLQTEWCKQTVATWHPAAVLRMPDQSRRHQMQEQLVGDLRMAVGE, encoded by the coding sequence ATGCAGACTATTTTCATTGACAGTTACGATCGATGGCGGACCGAAGCCCGACGTCTGATCACCATGGACGTGCATCCGTCAGACGTCCAGTGGCAATCGAATGCCGAACAACCAAGTTTGTTCGACGATGACTTGCTGCCGCAACCAGACTGCAAACACGGATTCAGCGTTCCACGAAAATTCTTGGAATTGGCCAAGAATGTTGCCTGCCACCGCAGTGATGCCCGTTGGTCGATCCTGTATCGAACTCTGTGGCGAATCCTGAACCAGCATCGCGAGCTGTTGAACATCACCACCGATGACGACGTCTACCAGTTGGTCCAGATGCAGAAGGCGGTCACACGAGACGTCCACAAAATGAAAGCTTTCGTGCGGTTCCGCAAAGTGTCTGACAATCCCGAATCGTTCATGGCATGGCACCGTCCGGATCATCGGATCGTTCGATTAGCAGCCCCCTTTTTCGCGAGACGTTTCCGAGGCATGAACTGGTCGATCTTTACACCCGACGAATCGGTGGCTTGGGACCAATCCGAATTGCAGTACGGACCGGGCGTGCCTGCCAGTGCCGTTTCTAGCGAAGACGCCCTCGAAGAATTGTGGAAGACGTACTACGCGTCCACGTTCAACCCAGCCCGCGTGAAGGTGGCGATGATGAAACGTGAAATGCCCGTCCGGCATTGGGCCACCCTTCCCGAAACGGACCTGATACCGGAACTACTGCAGCGAGCACCGACGCGGGTCGATCAAATGATTGAAACCCAAGAAGGATTTGGTCAGACCGCCGCCCACTTCATGCCGACGGAACGCAGTCTGGAAAGCTTGTCCGATGCAGCCGGTCGGTGCACGGCCTGTGATCTTTGCCACGATGCCAATCAACTGGTCTTCGGCGAAGGTCCCGCCAATGCCAAAATCGTTCTGATTGGCGAACAGCCGGGCGACTTGGAAGACATCCAGGGAAAGCCTTTCGTGGGTCCGGCGGGCCAACTGCTTGACGAATGTTTGGCGGCGGCCGGTATCGACCGGACCACGGTGTATGTCACCAACACGGTCAAACACTTCAAGTTCACAAGGCTTGACAAACGGCGTTTGCACAAGAAGCCCGATTCGCGAGAGATCTTTGCATGTCGTCCGTGGCTGGAAGCCGAGCTGGAAGAGATCCAGCCTGATGTGATCGTGTGCCTGGGTGCAACGCCCGCACAAGCACTGCTGGGACGCGATTTCCGCATCACCCGGTCGCGAGGAAAGCGGCTGCAGACCGAATGGTGCAAACAGACGGTCGCAACGTGGCACCCAGCGGCCGTCTTGCGTATGCCTGACCAGTCCCGACGTCATCAAATGCAGGAACAATTGGTCGGCGACCTTCGAATGGCGGTGGGGGAATGA
- a CDS encoding ligase-associated DNA damage response exonuclease, with protein MTILEFTTTGLYCSLGDFYVDPNRPVDRAVVSHAHTDHARWGCRRYLAAKPSEHLLRMRMNDDAEFQFLEYGDSISIGGVNISFHPAGHILGSAQVRLEHRGRVEVVTGDYKLGDDPTCESWQPVRCHLMVTESTFGLPVYRWQPDPVTTASINQWWRESQDEGKCCVLYGYAVGKSQRLLAGLDPDIGPIYTHGAVEKGTEAYRKSGIAMPETTYVGSITGKHDWAGGMVVAVPSAHGTPWMRRFGTVSTAMASGWMAVRGARRRRSVDRGFVVSDHVDWPSLMQAIDLCDPETVWVTHGYSAVVARHLNEQGRSAEVLETSARSESDEDAAADVDVDMETDGET; from the coding sequence ATGACGATCTTGGAATTTACGACCACCGGTCTCTACTGTTCATTGGGCGATTTCTATGTCGATCCAAACCGGCCGGTCGATCGCGCCGTGGTGAGTCATGCACACACCGATCACGCCCGTTGGGGTTGCCGTCGCTATTTGGCCGCAAAACCGAGCGAACATCTGCTGCGAATGCGGATGAACGACGATGCCGAATTTCAGTTCCTGGAATATGGCGATTCCATTTCCATTGGCGGTGTGAACATCAGCTTTCATCCCGCTGGACATATCCTTGGTTCGGCACAGGTACGCTTGGAACATCGTGGTCGCGTCGAAGTGGTGACCGGCGACTACAAACTGGGCGACGACCCGACTTGTGAAAGCTGGCAACCGGTTCGTTGTCATCTGATGGTGACGGAATCGACCTTTGGCCTGCCCGTTTATCGCTGGCAACCTGATCCGGTAACAACCGCGTCGATCAACCAGTGGTGGCGAGAAAGCCAAGACGAAGGCAAGTGCTGTGTGTTGTACGGATACGCAGTTGGAAAGAGCCAACGATTGCTGGCCGGTTTGGATCCAGACATCGGACCGATCTATACGCACGGCGCAGTCGAAAAAGGAACCGAAGCGTATCGGAAGTCTGGAATTGCGATGCCCGAAACGACCTACGTCGGGTCCATCACTGGAAAACATGACTGGGCCGGCGGCATGGTCGTCGCTGTACCAAGCGCCCATGGCACACCGTGGATGCGCAGGTTCGGGACCGTTAGCACCGCGATGGCCAGTGGGTGGATGGCGGTCCGAGGCGCGCGCCGGCGGCGCAGCGTGGACCGTGGATTTGTGGTCAGCGACCACGTGGATTGGCCATCATTGATGCAGGCGATCGATTTGTGTGACCCGGAAACAGTGTGGGTCACGCACGGATACAGCGCCGTGGTGGCTCGCCATTTGAACGAACAGGGACGCAGTGCCGAAGTCTTGGAAACCTCGGCTCGCAGCGAATCAGACGAAGACGCTGCCGCCGATGTGGATGTGGATATGGAAACGGACGGTGAAACATGA
- a CDS encoding ligase-associated DNA damage response DEXH box helicase codes for MNTTITSKRETPSQIIDRYFASIGWKPFAFQRTVWRSYRDGFSGMLHSATGTGKTLGVWMGPILKWLQENPDQTKWNPKRPAAARVLWITPLRALAGDTENSLRAPLSALGLPWTLDSRTGDSKQSAKNRQLKRLPTALVTTPESLSLMLTHEKLLPQLSQLECVIVDEWHELLGTKRGIQTELALSRLRSLNPDLRVWGVSATLGNLPQACQALMGDTPPDRVKIVEGHKKKKVKLESIIPEKMERFPWSGHIGTKMVPQVASLLETVNSALVFANTRSQTEIWYQHLLKQKPQWAGRIAIHHGSLDMSVRRWVEDELREGRLRAVVCTSSLDLGVDFTAVDLVIQIGSPKGAARLLQRAGRSGHQPDAQSRLAFVPTNAIELIELAAAQDAIRGGRLEARPMLQRPLDVLAQHVVTIAIGGGFTSDALLKEVRTAYAYRSLTDAEWQWVLNFVVHGGESLEAYPDFHRVEIQDGRYQVTERRTITNHRINIGTIVADASMQVKFLKGRTLGTAEESFVSKLNPGDKFLFAGRLVQLVRVKDNAAYVRRATGKPDTVPRWMGGRMPLSSELSEALRRRIEQASEGKYIGREMTSLKPLFQLQEKWSSLPRSDELLMEKIKSRRGHHLFLFPFEGRLVHEGMAALFAHRMSKLRKQSFSMACNDHGIVLQSPTVIQVEQAVTAGVFAIGDLTTEILESMNSTEMAKRQFRQIARVAGLIHPGLPGRRKSASHLQASSNLFFDVFCQYDPENMLLEQSRREVLEQQLESTRMRAALGRIESSRLILNEPKSVTPLSFGLLVDKLRERVSSETLADRVRRMQEDLELAAESKE; via the coding sequence TTGAACACAACGATCACCTCGAAACGAGAGACGCCTTCGCAGATCATCGATCGCTACTTTGCGTCGATCGGATGGAAACCGTTTGCATTCCAGCGAACCGTTTGGCGTTCGTATCGCGACGGATTTAGCGGAATGTTGCACTCCGCAACCGGAACGGGAAAGACGCTGGGCGTTTGGATGGGACCGATCCTAAAGTGGTTGCAAGAGAACCCTGACCAAACGAAATGGAATCCCAAACGACCTGCCGCAGCCCGCGTTCTTTGGATCACACCGCTTCGCGCGTTGGCCGGTGACACCGAAAATTCATTGCGTGCACCGCTTTCGGCGCTCGGTCTGCCGTGGACGCTCGATTCCAGAACCGGCGACAGCAAACAGAGCGCCAAGAACCGGCAACTGAAACGCCTGCCGACCGCGCTGGTGACAACGCCTGAAAGTCTGTCGTTGATGTTGACGCACGAAAAGCTGTTGCCACAGTTGTCACAACTTGAATGTGTCATCGTCGACGAATGGCACGAACTGCTGGGAACTAAACGTGGAATCCAGACTGAACTGGCATTGTCTCGGTTGCGTTCGCTGAACCCCGACCTGCGGGTTTGGGGAGTGTCGGCGACGCTTGGCAATCTTCCACAAGCGTGCCAGGCTCTGATGGGCGACACACCACCGGACCGCGTCAAGATTGTCGAAGGGCACAAAAAGAAGAAGGTCAAACTGGAATCGATCATCCCGGAAAAGATGGAACGGTTTCCCTGGTCGGGTCACATCGGAACCAAGATGGTGCCCCAAGTGGCCAGCCTGCTTGAAACCGTCAACAGCGCGTTGGTGTTCGCAAACACGCGATCCCAGACCGAAATCTGGTACCAACATCTTCTGAAACAAAAGCCACAGTGGGCTGGCCGGATTGCAATCCATCACGGATCGTTGGATATGTCGGTGCGGCGATGGGTCGAAGATGAACTTCGCGAAGGTAGGCTACGAGCCGTGGTCTGCACAAGCAGCTTGGACTTGGGCGTTGACTTTACCGCCGTCGATTTGGTCATCCAAATCGGCAGCCCCAAAGGTGCCGCCCGACTGTTGCAGCGTGCCGGCCGTAGCGGACATCAACCCGATGCCCAAAGCCGACTGGCCTTTGTTCCAACCAATGCGATTGAACTGATCGAACTGGCTGCCGCACAGGACGCGATTCGTGGCGGCCGTCTGGAAGCTCGTCCCATGTTGCAGAGACCACTGGATGTGCTGGCCCAACACGTTGTGACGATCGCAATCGGCGGCGGATTCACCAGCGATGCCTTGCTGAAAGAAGTGCGCACGGCCTATGCCTATCGATCGCTGACCGATGCCGAATGGCAATGGGTGCTGAACTTTGTCGTTCACGGTGGCGAATCGCTGGAAGCCTACCCCGACTTCCATCGTGTCGAAATCCAAGACGGTCGATATCAGGTCACCGAGCGGCGTACGATCACGAATCACCGTATCAACATTGGCACGATCGTCGCGGATGCGTCGATGCAGGTAAAATTCCTGAAAGGTCGAACGCTGGGAACCGCAGAGGAGAGCTTCGTGTCGAAGCTGAACCCCGGCGACAAATTCCTGTTCGCAGGCCGCTTGGTTCAACTGGTTCGTGTGAAAGACAATGCCGCGTATGTGCGGCGGGCAACCGGCAAACCAGACACTGTACCGCGGTGGATGGGCGGACGGATGCCGCTGTCGAGCGAATTGAGCGAAGCGCTGAGGCGACGAATCGAGCAAGCGTCCGAGGGCAAGTACATCGGCCGCGAAATGACGTCGCTGAAACCTCTATTCCAGTTGCAAGAAAAGTGGAGTTCCCTACCACGCAGTGACGAACTGCTGATGGAAAAGATCAAATCCCGACGCGGGCACCATCTGTTTCTGTTTCCATTCGAAGGGCGTTTGGTCCACGAAGGCATGGCGGCACTATTCGCCCACCGCATGTCCAAGCTGCGAAAGCAATCTTTTTCGATGGCGTGCAATGACCACGGAATCGTCCTGCAGTCGCCGACCGTCATCCAGGTTGAACAGGCGGTGACCGCAGGGGTGTTCGCAATCGGCGATCTGACCACAGAGATTCTAGAGAGCATGAATTCCACTGAAATGGCAAAACGTCAGTTCCGCCAAATCGCTCGCGTTGCCGGACTGATCCATCCAGGTCTACCCGGTCGACGCAAAAGCGCTAGCCATCTGCAAGCCAGCAGCAATTTGTTCTTCGATGTATTCTGCCAATACGATCCCGAAAACATGTTGTTGGAACAAAGTCGACGCGAAGTGTTAGAGCAACAGCTTGAATCAACCCGGATGCGAGCTGCACTTGGCCGAATCGAATCCAGCCGCTTGATTCTGAACGAACCGAAGAGTGTCACTCCGCTGTCGTTCGGTCTGCTGGTCGACAAACTGCGAGAACGGGTCAGTAGCGAAACGCTGGCCGATCGGGTGCGGCGGATGCAAGAAGACCTCGAATTGGCGGCGGAATCGAAAGAGTGA
- a CDS encoding ATP-dependent DNA ligase: MKRFAQLYNALDSTTKTNEKIAAMSDYFGSADRLDAAWAIHFLSGSKLKRLVPTKRLRSWAAEVAGIPDWLFDESYHAVGDLAETLTLTVPPGSSNEDHSLAHWITERLMPLRRMDPDAQRAAILTIWEETAPQERFVVMKLITGSFRVGVSKRLVTRAIADRFKIAPDVIAHRLMGNWEPSPELIQRLIDPDTQDTIISQPYPFCLAHAIANDVGPEPLGEPSDYAAEWKWDGIRGQVIRRSGQTFVWSRGEELMENRWPEVEAAAERLPDGTVLDGEILAATSDGNVLPFSSLQRRIARKTVGKKLLADVPVVFHAFDLLEDAGADIRSQPFDQRRARLDCLLSSVQHPHLRSTRLIQADSWQQWRQVRETSRDNNAEGLMLKLRSAGYDTGRVRGTWWKWKVEPHTIDAVMIYAQKGHGRRASLYTDYTFALWDNDKLVPFAKAYSGLTDAEIRKVDRFIRTHTQESFGPVRSVSPELVMELAFEGLQRSSRHKSGIATRFPRIVRWRHDKQAADANQLSELLELLPT, encoded by the coding sequence ATGAAACGGTTCGCACAGCTGTACAACGCACTGGACTCGACAACCAAGACCAATGAAAAAATCGCGGCGATGTCAGACTACTTTGGCAGTGCCGACAGATTGGACGCAGCCTGGGCGATCCATTTCTTATCCGGCAGCAAACTGAAACGGCTTGTCCCTACCAAGCGATTGCGAAGTTGGGCGGCCGAGGTTGCGGGTATCCCCGATTGGTTGTTTGATGAATCGTATCACGCGGTAGGTGACTTGGCGGAAACGTTGACACTGACTGTCCCACCGGGCAGCAGCAACGAAGACCACAGCCTGGCCCACTGGATCACCGAACGATTGATGCCACTGCGTCGAATGGACCCGGATGCACAACGGGCAGCGATCTTGACGATCTGGGAAGAAACCGCGCCCCAGGAAAGATTCGTCGTGATGAAACTGATCACGGGATCATTTCGCGTCGGTGTCAGCAAGCGTCTGGTGACACGGGCAATCGCTGATCGGTTCAAGATCGCCCCCGACGTGATCGCACACCGTCTGATGGGCAACTGGGAACCGTCGCCAGAACTGATCCAACGATTGATCGATCCTGATACGCAGGACACGATCATCAGCCAACCGTACCCATTTTGTTTGGCACACGCGATTGCAAATGACGTTGGTCCCGAACCCTTGGGCGAACCATCGGACTATGCTGCGGAATGGAAGTGGGACGGAATCCGCGGACAGGTGATTCGCCGATCGGGACAGACTTTTGTTTGGTCACGCGGGGAAGAACTGATGGAGAACCGCTGGCCAGAGGTCGAGGCGGCTGCGGAGCGTTTACCGGATGGAACCGTCTTGGACGGAGAAATTCTTGCTGCGACCAGCGACGGCAACGTGCTTCCGTTTTCATCGCTGCAACGTCGGATCGCTCGCAAAACGGTTGGCAAGAAACTGCTGGCCGACGTCCCCGTCGTGTTCCACGCGTTCGACCTGTTGGAAGACGCGGGGGCCGATATCCGATCGCAACCATTTGACCAGCGTCGCGCCAGGCTGGATTGTCTGCTGTCGTCGGTCCAACATCCCCATCTGCGTTCCACACGACTGATCCAGGCGGATAGCTGGCAGCAGTGGCGACAAGTTCGCGAGACAAGCCGCGACAACAACGCCGAAGGGTTGATGTTGAAGCTGCGCAGCGCGGGGTACGACACCGGTCGTGTTCGTGGCACTTGGTGGAAATGGAAAGTCGAACCACACACGATCGACGCGGTCATGATCTATGCCCAAAAAGGACACGGCCGACGCGCCAGCCTGTACACGGACTATACGTTTGCGCTGTGGGACAATGACAAATTGGTTCCGTTCGCGAAGGCGTATAGCGGGTTAACGGATGCGGAAATCCGAAAGGTCGATCGCTTCATTCGGACGCATACTCAGGAATCGTTCGGACCGGTGCGAAGCGTATCCCCCGAACTGGTCATGGAGTTGGCGTTCGAAGGTTTGCAACGAAGTTCGCGACACAAAAGCGGCATCGCCACGCGGTTCCCAAGAATCGTTCGATGGCGTCATGACAAACAGGCCGCCGATGCCAACCAGCTAAGCGAACTGCTGGAACTATTGCCCACTTAA